In one Tessaracoccus palaemonis genomic region, the following are encoded:
- the dnaA gene encoding chromosomal replication initiator protein DnaA: MPDLAVLWQEVIDASDISSRAWLRRTQPLSMHGSTLMLAVADEMTRERIETKLRGQIETRLSTACGQPTRLAVMIEPDQVLLEETKAPAEPEELAPQPMLPRSRPQELRLNPRYTFESFVAGSSNRFAHAAAAAVAETPGKSYNPLMIYGPSGLGKTHLLHAIGHYVSSYFEQLRVKYVSTEELTNDFINAISSNRTAEFRSSYRDVDVLLVDDIQFLESKIQTQEEFFHTFNTLHNAQKQIVMTSDRPPKLLEALEPRLRSRFEWGLMTDIQPPDLETRIAILRKKAASQRLTAGSEVLELIASRIPTNIRELEGALTRVAALASLNQQEMTLPLAEGVLNDLMPEDAAPADAQTIMDATARYFGISLDDLTGSSRVGPIASARQIAMYLCRELTDLSLPKIGARFGGRDHSTVLHNVRKIGDKMREDRDLYTQVTELTNQIKQS; encoded by the coding sequence ATGCCGGACCTGGCAGTGCTCTGGCAGGAAGTCATCGACGCTTCAGACATCTCGTCTCGCGCCTGGCTACGCCGAACGCAGCCGCTGAGCATGCACGGCAGCACTCTGATGCTGGCTGTCGCCGACGAGATGACGCGCGAACGCATCGAGACGAAGCTCCGCGGACAGATCGAGACGCGCCTGTCCACGGCTTGTGGACAACCGACCCGGCTCGCCGTGATGATCGAACCCGACCAGGTTCTTCTGGAGGAGACCAAGGCCCCGGCTGAACCCGAGGAGCTGGCTCCGCAGCCCATGCTGCCCCGGTCGCGCCCCCAGGAGCTGCGGCTGAATCCGCGCTACACGTTCGAGTCCTTCGTCGCGGGTTCCTCGAACCGCTTCGCGCACGCCGCGGCCGCCGCGGTCGCCGAGACTCCAGGCAAGTCCTACAACCCCCTGATGATCTACGGACCCTCCGGTCTGGGCAAGACGCACCTGCTCCACGCCATCGGTCACTACGTCAGCAGCTACTTCGAGCAGTTGCGCGTGAAGTACGTCTCCACGGAGGAGCTCACGAACGACTTCATCAACGCGATCTCGTCGAACCGGACGGCCGAGTTCCGAAGCTCCTACCGCGACGTCGATGTCCTGCTGGTCGACGACATCCAGTTCCTGGAGTCGAAGATCCAGACGCAGGAGGAGTTCTTCCACACGTTCAACACGCTGCACAACGCTCAGAAGCAGATCGTGATGACGTCCGACCGTCCGCCGAAGCTGCTCGAGGCACTCGAGCCCCGGCTCCGCTCGCGGTTCGAGTGGGGCCTGATGACCGACATCCAGCCGCCGGACCTCGAGACGCGCATCGCGATTCTCCGGAAGAAGGCTGCCTCACAGCGCCTGACTGCCGGCAGCGAGGTGCTCGAGCTCATCGCGTCGCGGATCCCGACGAACATCCGAGAGTTGGAGGGCGCGCTGACCCGCGTGGCCGCCCTGGCGAGCCTCAACCAGCAGGAGATGACCCTGCCGCTCGCAGAGGGGGTTCTCAATGACCTCATGCCGGAGGACGCGGCGCCCGCCGACGCGCAGACCATCATGGATGCCACCGCCCGCTACTTCGGGATCTCGCTGGACGACCTCACCGGGTCGAGCCGCGTCGGCCCCATCGCGTCGGCCAGGCAGATCGCGATGTACCTCTGCCGTGAGCTCACGGACCTGTCGCTGCCCAAGATCGGCGCGAGGTTCGGCGGGCGCGACCACTCGACGGTGCTCCACAACGTCCGCAAGATCGGCGACAAGATGCGCGAGGACCGGGACCTGTACACCCAGGTCACCGAGCTCACCAACCAGATCAAGCAGTCGTAG
- a CDS encoding VOC family protein, translated as MPKPIHFEIHVDDMDRAKEFYATVFGWTYEDYTDYAGQPYFGAIAGQEEEAGINGALMLRHDGVEPNGSVNGAVLTMGTDDFDATAEKVLAAGGSVALPKAALPGMAWQGYFLDTEGNVFGVHQPDENAA; from the coding sequence ATGCCCAAGCCCATCCATTTTGAGATCCATGTCGACGACATGGATCGGGCCAAGGAGTTCTACGCGACGGTCTTCGGTTGGACGTACGAGGACTACACCGACTACGCGGGTCAGCCCTACTTCGGCGCCATCGCCGGCCAGGAGGAGGAGGCCGGCATCAACGGAGCCCTGATGCTCCGTCACGACGGCGTCGAGCCCAACGGCTCGGTCAACGGAGCGGTGCTGACGATGGGCACCGACGACTTCGACGCGACGGCCGAGAAGGTGCTCGCGGCCGGGGGGAGCGTCGCCCTGCCGAAGGCAGCGCTGCCCGGGATGGCCTGGCAGGGCTACTTTCTCGACACCGAGGGCAACGTCTTCGGCGTCCACCAGCCGGATGAGAACGCTGCCTGA
- a CDS encoding ABC transporter ATP-binding protein, with amino-acid sequence MNLAARAAGLTRTYGSGSATVTALDHVDFDIVAGEFTAIMGPSGSGKSTLMHLMAALDTPTEGEVWIGDTAVSSLADTPLTVLRRERIGFVFQAFNLVPTLTARENVVLPLSIAGRKADEEWFDRLVDVLGIRDRLSHKPSELSGGQQQRVACARALMNRPDIVFADEPTGNLDSTSAAEVLGFLRRSVDEFGQTVVMVTHDAHAASYADRVVFLSDGRIIDEVRGASQDDLLGAMSRIYPRQGAGVGSDPSTGSGRFDRLNEPGDRRSEASQEASAAPGIYRDGGAAPAHRGMSDDEGDVESTLERSIARRALLD; translated from the coding sequence ATGAACCTCGCAGCACGAGCAGCCGGCCTCACCCGGACCTATGGCTCGGGCTCGGCGACCGTCACCGCGCTCGACCATGTCGACTTCGACATCGTCGCGGGGGAGTTCACCGCGATCATGGGCCCGTCCGGGTCAGGCAAGTCCACCCTGATGCACCTGATGGCCGCCCTCGACACGCCGACCGAGGGGGAGGTCTGGATCGGGGACACTGCCGTGTCGTCGCTGGCAGACACACCGCTGACCGTGCTGCGCCGCGAGCGCATCGGTTTCGTCTTCCAGGCCTTCAACCTGGTTCCGACGCTGACGGCGCGGGAGAACGTCGTGCTGCCGCTCTCGATCGCCGGTCGGAAGGCCGACGAGGAGTGGTTCGACCGCCTCGTCGACGTCCTGGGCATCCGGGACCGGCTCTCGCACAAGCCCTCGGAACTCTCCGGTGGCCAGCAGCAGCGCGTCGCCTGCGCCAGGGCGCTGATGAACCGGCCGGACATCGTCTTTGCTGACGAGCCCACCGGCAATCTCGACTCCACCTCAGCCGCTGAGGTCCTCGGGTTCCTGCGACGCAGCGTCGACGAGTTCGGCCAGACCGTGGTGATGGTCACGCACGACGCGCACGCTGCCAGCTATGCCGACCGCGTCGTGTTCCTGTCCGACGGCCGCATCATCGACGAGGTCCGCGGCGCGTCGCAGGATGACCTGCTCGGCGCCATGTCGCGGATCTACCCGCGCCAGGGGGCTGGGGTGGGGTCTGACCCTTCGACGGGCTCAGGGCGTTTCGACAGGCTCAACGAACCGGGGGACAGGCGGAGCGAGGCGTCACAGGAGGCGAGCGCCGCCCCCGGGATCTACCGGGACGGGGGAGCGGCGCCGGCACACCGGGGCATGAGCGACGACGAGGGCGACGTCGAGTCGACGCTCGAGCGGTCCATCGCCCGCCGCGCGCTGCTGGACTGA
- a CDS encoding ABC transporter permease, which yields MLRTSLKSLWARKVRLLLSALSIVLGVAFVAGSLLFTALLRHSADELLTGTVGDVNVVAEGSSIAAGGEQPALIDELTVGDIAHLDGVERATGLVTGYTVYPLDADGNLISFTGAPGIASNWHDTPAAGGQTGPSIVDGRAPESDDEVVLDPSSAERGGYSLGDEVSVATPFDGIRSYTLVGTGTYGAGATAGASYLFFTLAEARDIVLDGQAGYTGVWIETSPDADPTAVAQEIEPLVGAGFEVQTGSQLADETQDQLDVGLGFVNIFLLVFAGISLLVATLLILNTFQILVAQRARELALLRAVGATRRQVRNSVLAEALIVGLAAATLGLAVGYGLAWGILAVMRGLGIDLGATVPGLTWQAVVASYAVGVAVTLVAALIPAHRASATRPVEAMAASSQSGPERLGGPQYVGIALIELGAAAIVCATLLPVPQPLVWLGLGVAGLLVGVVMSAAAVGRPVVWLLGGLFRATFGEVGRLAQLNAVRQPRRTAATAATLMIGVALVSAVAILAASTTTSLERRLTEDQRGDFIIAPVAYEPFDARVLDTVKGLDGVEKAYGYRRGAVRVGGDDAQVTLGGASREAIVDGTSLDVVVGSLDAEGGVAPALVDSDYATDHGLTIGQVIDLAGAKGSAQVLITGFHDGGTRPALGEIIVAPDTFAALEDDSLVTHIVVFADAGADRSAVQDELQSAVADLPTVAVSDVAEYTQARIDQFAQLFAVVYALLALAVIISVLGIVNTLGLSVMERTRELGLLRAVGLTRGQLRRMVTLESVIVATLGAVLGVVLGLVFGVSLVTLLADRGIDILSIPWLELVVFVVAAAVVGVLAALGPARRAARMNVLESIAVD from the coding sequence ATGCTGCGCACCTCACTGAAGTCCCTGTGGGCCCGCAAGGTCCGGTTGCTGCTCAGCGCCCTGTCCATCGTGCTGGGCGTGGCCTTCGTCGCAGGGTCGCTCCTGTTCACGGCACTGCTCCGCCACAGCGCCGACGAGCTCCTGACGGGCACCGTCGGCGACGTCAACGTCGTCGCGGAGGGATCGTCCATCGCGGCCGGCGGCGAACAGCCTGCGCTGATCGACGAGCTCACAGTCGGCGACATCGCGCACCTGGACGGCGTGGAGCGCGCCACGGGCCTCGTGACCGGCTACACGGTCTACCCGCTCGACGCCGATGGGAACCTGATCTCGTTCACGGGCGCTCCCGGCATCGCGTCCAACTGGCACGACACGCCGGCCGCGGGTGGGCAGACGGGGCCGTCCATCGTCGACGGGAGGGCGCCCGAGTCGGATGACGAGGTGGTCCTCGACCCCTCCAGCGCCGAGCGGGGCGGGTACTCCCTGGGCGACGAGGTCTCGGTCGCGACGCCGTTCGACGGGATCCGGAGCTACACGCTGGTCGGCACCGGCACGTACGGCGCCGGGGCGACGGCCGGGGCCAGCTACCTGTTCTTCACGCTCGCCGAGGCGCGGGATATCGTGCTCGACGGTCAGGCCGGCTACACGGGAGTCTGGATCGAGACGTCTCCGGACGCGGACCCCACCGCGGTGGCCCAGGAGATCGAGCCGCTTGTCGGGGCAGGTTTCGAGGTGCAGACCGGGTCCCAGCTGGCCGACGAGACGCAGGACCAGCTCGACGTGGGGCTCGGTTTCGTGAACATCTTCCTGCTCGTCTTCGCCGGCATCTCTCTGCTGGTCGCGACCCTGCTGATCCTCAACACGTTCCAGATCCTCGTCGCCCAGCGTGCCCGCGAGCTGGCCCTGTTGCGCGCGGTCGGCGCCACCCGCCGTCAGGTCCGCAATTCCGTCCTTGCTGAGGCCCTTATCGTCGGGCTCGCCGCCGCGACGCTCGGCCTGGCCGTCGGGTACGGGCTGGCGTGGGGGATCCTGGCAGTGATGCGCGGCCTCGGCATCGACCTCGGAGCAACCGTGCCCGGGCTGACCTGGCAGGCCGTCGTCGCGTCGTACGCGGTCGGCGTCGCCGTCACCCTGGTGGCAGCGCTCATCCCCGCGCACCGCGCCTCCGCCACGCGGCCGGTGGAGGCCATGGCCGCCTCCTCGCAGTCGGGTCCGGAGAGGCTGGGCGGCCCGCAGTACGTGGGCATCGCCCTGATCGAGCTCGGCGCGGCGGCCATCGTCTGCGCCACGCTGCTGCCGGTGCCGCAGCCACTGGTGTGGCTGGGGCTCGGCGTGGCAGGGCTGCTGGTGGGCGTCGTGATGTCCGCTGCCGCCGTCGGCCGCCCCGTCGTGTGGCTACTCGGGGGGCTGTTCCGGGCGACCTTCGGAGAGGTTGGCCGGCTCGCCCAGCTCAACGCCGTGCGGCAGCCGCGCCGGACGGCGGCGACCGCGGCGACGCTCATGATCGGAGTCGCGCTGGTCAGCGCCGTCGCGATCCTCGCCGCCAGCACCACCACCTCGCTCGAGCGGCGTCTGACCGAGGACCAGCGAGGCGACTTCATCATCGCTCCCGTTGCCTACGAGCCGTTCGATGCGCGGGTGCTCGACACGGTCAAGGGCCTGGACGGGGTCGAGAAGGCCTATGGCTACCGGCGCGGTGCGGTGCGGGTCGGCGGCGACGACGCCCAGGTCACCCTCGGCGGTGCGAGCCGCGAGGCCATCGTCGACGGCACAAGCCTCGACGTGGTGGTCGGGTCCCTCGACGCCGAGGGAGGCGTCGCGCCGGCGCTCGTGGACTCCGACTACGCGACCGACCATGGACTCACCATCGGCCAAGTCATCGACCTGGCCGGCGCGAAGGGCTCGGCCCAGGTCCTGATCACCGGCTTCCACGACGGCGGAACCCGCCCCGCGCTGGGCGAGATCATCGTCGCGCCCGACACGTTCGCCGCCCTCGAAGACGACTCGCTGGTCACCCACATCGTCGTCTTCGCCGACGCCGGCGCCGATCGTTCGGCCGTGCAGGACGAGTTGCAGTCGGCGGTCGCGGACCTGCCGACCGTCGCCGTGTCGGACGTCGCCGAGTACACGCAGGCCAGGATCGACCAGTTCGCCCAGCTGTTCGCCGTCGTCTACGCGCTGCTCGCGCTGGCCGTCATCATCTCCGTGCTCGGCATCGTCAACACGCTGGGCCTGTCCGTGATGGAGCGCACCCGCGAGCTCGGCCTGCTGCGAGCCGTCGGGCTCACCAGGGGGCAGCTCAGGCGCATGGTGACGCTGGAGTCTGTCATCGTCGCGACCCTTGGCGCGGTGCTGGGCGTCGTGCTCGGGCTGGTGTTCGGCGTCTCGCTGGTGACGCTGCTGGCCGACCGTGGCATCGACATCCTGAGCATCCCCTGGCTCGAGCTCGTGGTTTTCGTCGTCGCGGCGGCCGTCGTCGGCGTCCTCGCAGCCCTCGGCCCGGCCCGCAGGGCGGCGCGGATGAACGTCCTTGAGTCGATAGCCGTCGACTGA
- the dnaN gene encoding DNA polymerase III subunit beta, with product MKIRVDRDALADAVAWVARSLPSRPTAPILAGMLLEADGDGLTLSSFDSTTSAKVTMPATVHDEGTVLVSGRLLNEIARSLPNKPVDMVADHSKVELTCGQARFTLQTLPVDEYPTLPDMPTQTGTVASADFEKAVAQVFVAAGRDELLNVFTGVKLEINGENLSLLATDRYRMALKELTWNPSTPGVEGNVLVPGKVLADTAKSMTSGENVTISLSTTQAEGEGLAGFIGEGAKGSREATTRLLSQAFPKVRHLMDVQASVSVRVSTADLLAAVKRVALVAERNTPLRMRINEDHITLEAATGDQAQASEALEAEVEIVGDEQSITDAGFNPHYLLDALTALDAPFAHFSFTLPGKPCLIMGLASIDGDPLVDYRHVIMLMRLPN from the coding sequence GTGAAGATCCGAGTTGACCGCGATGCGTTGGCCGATGCAGTGGCATGGGTGGCCCGCAGCCTCCCCAGCCGCCCGACGGCCCCGATCCTGGCGGGCATGCTGCTGGAGGCCGACGGTGACGGCCTGACGCTGAGCAGCTTCGACTCGACGACGTCGGCGAAGGTCACGATGCCGGCCACCGTGCACGACGAGGGCACCGTGCTGGTGTCCGGCCGGCTGCTCAACGAGATCGCGCGGTCGTTGCCGAACAAGCCCGTCGACATGGTCGCGGACCACTCCAAGGTCGAACTCACGTGTGGCCAGGCGCGGTTCACGCTGCAGACGCTGCCCGTCGACGAGTATCCGACGCTCCCCGACATGCCGACCCAGACCGGCACCGTCGCCTCCGCCGACTTCGAGAAGGCCGTCGCGCAGGTGTTCGTCGCCGCGGGCCGCGACGAGCTGCTGAACGTCTTCACCGGCGTGAAGCTGGAGATCAACGGCGAGAACCTTTCCCTGCTGGCCACCGACCGCTACCGCATGGCGCTCAAGGAGCTGACCTGGAACCCGTCGACGCCCGGCGTCGAGGGCAACGTGCTGGTGCCCGGCAAGGTGCTCGCGGACACGGCCAAGTCGATGACCTCCGGTGAGAACGTGACGATCTCGCTGTCGACGACGCAGGCCGAGGGCGAGGGACTGGCCGGCTTCATCGGCGAGGGCGCGAAGGGCTCCCGCGAGGCCACGACCCGCCTCCTGTCCCAGGCCTTCCCGAAGGTCCGCCACCTGATGGACGTGCAGGCCTCGGTCTCCGTGCGCGTCAGCACCGCTGACCTGCTCGCCGCGGTCAAGCGTGTCGCGCTGGTCGCCGAACGGAATACGCCGCTGCGCATGCGCATCAACGAGGACCACATCACCCTCGAGGCCGCCACAGGCGACCAGGCCCAGGCATCCGAGGCCCTCGAGGCCGAGGTCGAGATCGTCGGCGACGAGCAGAGCATCACGGACGCGGGCTTCAACCCGCACTATCTGCTCGACGCGCTCACCGCCCTCGACGCGCCGTTCGCGCACTTCTCCTTCACCCTGCCCGGCAAGCCCTGCCTGATCATGGGCCTGGCGAGTATCGACGGCGACCCGCTGGTCGACTACCGCCACGTGATCATGCTGATGCGCCTGCCGAACTGA
- the recF gene encoding DNA replication/repair protein RecF (All proteins in this family for which functions are known are DNA-binding proteins that assist the filamentation of RecA onto DNA for the initiation of recombination or recombinational repair.) yields the protein MFVTELQLTDFRNYATASLELSSGVTVFVGSNGQGKTNLVEAVEYLSTMSSHRVAATVPLIRSGAESAIVRAKVQAGRDDDRVVTLELEITTGRSNVARLNRAPLSRPRDLIGALRTVVFSPMDLGIVRGDPSDRRGWLDSLVVTRWPRMAGVRQDLDRVLKQRNALLKSMSGRSLRPAAGDEELTLGVWNEQLAAIGAELLHARLDTLADVLPHAQRAYETIAPINNRIDAVYKTVLDLGGVSETSDVRAELERRLLEAMERARAEEIRRGVTLVGPQRDDVELSIGDLPAKGYASHGESWSLALALRLGGFTLVRDDGVEPVLVLDDVFAELDASRRERLAHAIEDAEQVLITAAVGADVPEFPAEHRFIVSAGTVA from the coding sequence GTGTTCGTCACCGAGCTGCAGCTCACCGACTTCCGCAACTACGCCACCGCCTCGCTGGAACTCTCCAGCGGGGTGACGGTGTTTGTGGGGTCCAACGGCCAGGGCAAGACGAACCTGGTCGAGGCCGTCGAGTACCTGTCGACCATGTCGTCGCACCGGGTCGCCGCGACGGTCCCGCTCATCAGATCCGGCGCCGAGTCCGCCATCGTGCGGGCCAAGGTCCAGGCGGGCCGCGACGACGACCGTGTCGTCACGTTGGAGTTGGAGATCACCACGGGACGCTCGAACGTCGCCCGCCTCAACAGGGCCCCCCTCTCCCGGCCACGTGACCTGATCGGCGCGCTGCGCACCGTCGTGTTCTCGCCGATGGACCTGGGGATCGTGCGGGGCGACCCGTCTGACCGACGGGGCTGGCTCGACTCGCTCGTCGTGACCCGCTGGCCCCGGATGGCCGGCGTCCGCCAGGACCTCGACCGGGTCCTGAAGCAGAGAAACGCCCTGCTCAAGTCCATGTCCGGCCGCTCCCTGCGCCCGGCCGCGGGCGACGAGGAACTCACGCTCGGGGTCTGGAACGAGCAGCTCGCGGCCATCGGGGCCGAGCTCCTGCACGCCCGCCTCGACACGCTGGCAGACGTACTTCCGCACGCCCAGCGCGCCTACGAGACCATCGCCCCCATCAACAACCGGATCGACGCCGTCTACAAGACCGTGCTCGATCTCGGGGGAGTATCGGAGACGAGCGACGTGCGCGCGGAGCTGGAGCGCCGCCTCCTCGAGGCGATGGAACGCGCCAGGGCCGAGGAGATCCGCCGCGGCGTGACGCTCGTCGGCCCGCAACGCGACGACGTGGAGCTGTCGATCGGCGACCTGCCCGCCAAGGGGTACGCGTCGCACGGTGAGAGCTGGTCGCTGGCGCTGGCGCTCCGGCTCGGGGGATTCACGCTGGTGCGCGACGACGGCGTCGAGCCCGTGCTCGTCCTGGACGATGTGTTCGCCGAGCTGGACGCGTCGCGCCGCGAGCGGCTGGCGCACGCGATCGAGGATGCGGAGCAGGTGCTGATCACCGCCGCGGTGGGCGCCGACGTGCCCGAGTTCCCGGCCGAGCACCGCTTCATCGTGTCGGCCGGCACCGTCGCCTGA
- a CDS encoding phage tail protein, which produces MPPFGSGGALPVIAISAVIGLIGGAGGAFAVQSLGDSAVQAGSPVHGCLDAAAGTLSLQSGTDCADGQVAVVWQTRDAKDGEAGADGADGADGQDGATGVDGADGEAGATGATGAAGATGATGATGATGDAGSAGATGAQGKTGTTGAAGSDGVDGSDGADGSTGATGAQGATGATGATGATGAKGDAGSTGATGAAAWSTVSDWDATTPYTSGPPASLVRYAGGTWVAAQASVGSTPTVGGADWVLITAIGPQGPQGIQGVQGEKGDTGATGAAGPAGEAGATGATGATGAAGATGATGATGPAGATGAAGATGAAGVNGADGATPWLYEGAYSSTATYTGDLPASVVTHQGSTYIAVKGGTFSDIPVTDSSAWSVLAAAGATGETGPQGATGAVGPRGAQGPKGDSVLPADWGTGGNAAAGRGDDCTMGTISLTAGSVGVGTPARGQILAIAQNQALFALIGTTYGGDGRTTFALPDLRNAAPYGHTYLICTMGIFPSQS; this is translated from the coding sequence ATGCCCCCCTTCGGTTCTGGAGGAGCCCTTCCCGTCATCGCCATCTCCGCCGTCATCGGCCTCATCGGCGGAGCAGGCGGCGCCTTCGCGGTCCAGTCGCTCGGCGACTCGGCTGTCCAGGCCGGCAGCCCGGTGCACGGCTGCCTGGACGCGGCCGCCGGCACGCTCTCGCTGCAGTCCGGGACTGACTGTGCCGACGGCCAGGTCGCCGTCGTGTGGCAGACCCGTGACGCGAAGGACGGCGAGGCCGGGGCGGACGGCGCAGACGGTGCAGACGGCCAGGACGGCGCGACAGGCGTCGACGGCGCGGATGGGGAGGCCGGGGCCACAGGAGCGACGGGTGCAGCCGGAGCCACCGGGGCCACGGGCGCGACCGGGGCTACCGGCGATGCTGGCAGCGCCGGCGCGACGGGCGCTCAGGGCAAGACCGGGACTACCGGAGCAGCCGGATCGGACGGCGTGGACGGATCGGACGGCGCCGACGGGTCGACCGGTGCAACGGGGGCACAGGGAGCCACCGGGGCAACCGGAGCCACCGGAGCCACGGGCGCCAAGGGTGACGCGGGTTCGACCGGGGCTACCGGCGCGGCCGCGTGGTCGACGGTGTCCGACTGGGATGCCACCACCCCCTACACGTCGGGGCCGCCGGCTTCACTGGTGCGCTACGCGGGCGGAACCTGGGTCGCCGCCCAGGCCTCCGTCGGTTCCACGCCGACTGTCGGCGGAGCCGACTGGGTGCTCATCACCGCGATCGGGCCGCAGGGCCCACAGGGCATCCAAGGTGTCCAGGGTGAGAAGGGCGACACCGGCGCAACCGGAGCAGCCGGACCTGCCGGTGAGGCGGGTGCAACCGGAGCGACGGGCGCAACCGGAGCGGCTGGAGCGACGGGCGCTACCGGGGCCACCGGCCCAGCGGGTGCGACCGGAGCCGCCGGCGCAACCGGGGCTGCAGGAGTCAACGGCGCCGATGGCGCGACCCCCTGGCTCTATGAGGGCGCCTACAGCTCGACCGCCACCTACACCGGCGACCTCCCAGCGTCGGTGGTCACCCACCAGGGCAGCACCTACATCGCGGTCAAGGGCGGAACCTTCTCCGACATCCCCGTCACCGACAGCTCCGCCTGGTCCGTCCTCGCCGCAGCCGGAGCCACCGGCGAGACCGGCCCCCAGGGGGCGACCGGAGCAGTGGGGCCACGGGGCGCACAGGGCCCGAAGGGAGACTCGGTCCTGCCCGCCGACTGGGGAACCGGCGGCAACGCTGCCGCGGGCAGAGGGGATGATTGCACCATGGGCACCATCAGTCTGACCGCCGGTTCAGTCGGCGTCGGTACTCCAGCGAGGGGCCAGATCCTCGCCATTGCTCAGAACCAGGCGCTGTTCGCGCTCATCGGAACGACGTACGGCGGCGATGGCAGGACCACCTTCGCGCTGCCCGACCTCAGGAACGCAGCGCCCTACGGCCATACCTACCTGATCTGCACGATGGGCATCTTTCCCAGCCAGTCCTGA
- a CDS encoding DUF721 domain-containing protein: protein MSEQHDPTGLELASEIARAAVEAAEYGVVLPEPAKPRTPRRPARPVEQQRSGAHPDDRDPQLIGNVLDQVVRERGWKKRISLSTVLRRWPDLVGESNAEHSKPVFYENGVLIVDCDSTSWATAMRYAASQLVAQLNRALGEQTVLRVEFRGPRAPSWKKGPRAVQGRGPRDTYG, encoded by the coding sequence GTGAGTGAGCAGCACGATCCGACGGGCCTTGAGCTGGCCTCGGAGATTGCCCGCGCCGCGGTGGAGGCCGCGGAGTACGGTGTGGTGCTGCCCGAGCCTGCGAAGCCTCGCACTCCCCGTCGACCGGCACGTCCCGTCGAGCAGCAGAGGTCCGGGGCGCACCCGGATGACCGTGATCCTCAGCTGATCGGCAACGTCCTGGACCAGGTGGTCCGGGAGCGCGGCTGGAAGAAACGCATCTCGCTGTCCACCGTGCTGCGCCGCTGGCCGGACCTGGTGGGGGAGTCCAACGCGGAGCACTCGAAGCCCGTCTTCTACGAGAACGGCGTGCTCATCGTCGACTGCGACTCGACCTCGTGGGCAACCGCGATGCGGTATGCCGCATCGCAGCTCGTCGCCCAGCTGAACCGGGCGCTCGGGGAGCAGACGGTGCTGCGCGTCGAGTTCCGCGGCCCCCGGGCGCCGAGCTGGAAGAAGGGCCCGCGCGCCGTGCAGGGCAGGGGGCCCCGCGACACCTACGGCTAG
- a CDS encoding DinB family protein — translation MIIPDDKDWTWVLEKSCADCGFDPQAVAFRTISTTARSVTEEFAELLGDATHEELTARPDDATWSPLEYAAHVRDVCRIMLARLNLMLVLDDPDFANWDQDITAESQHYRDQDPDEVADELVAAGDAMATALALVRDEQLGRSGRRSNGSRFTVETLAQYYLHDLVHHAHDVGLSAA, via the coding sequence ATGATCATTCCCGACGACAAGGACTGGACCTGGGTTCTGGAGAAGAGCTGCGCGGACTGCGGCTTCGACCCTCAGGCCGTGGCATTCAGGACGATCTCGACGACGGCCCGGTCCGTCACCGAGGAGTTCGCGGAACTGCTGGGCGACGCGACGCACGAGGAGCTCACGGCCCGCCCGGACGACGCGACCTGGTCGCCGCTGGAGTACGCGGCCCACGTCCGCGACGTCTGCCGGATCATGCTGGCGCGCCTCAACCTGATGCTGGTCCTCGACGACCCCGACTTCGCGAACTGGGACCAGGACATCACGGCCGAGTCGCAGCACTACCGCGACCAGGACCCCGACGAGGTCGCCGACGAGCTGGTGGCGGCCGGCGACGCGATGGCCACGGCTTTGGCTCTGGTGCGTGACGAGCAGCTCGGCCGCTCCGGCAGGCGGTCCAACGGGTCGCGGTTCACCGTCGAGACGCTGGCGCAGTACTACCTGCACGACCTCGTGCACCACGCCCACGACGTGGGCCTGTCGGCCGCCTAG